A single region of the Lycium barbarum isolate Lr01 chromosome 2, ASM1917538v2, whole genome shotgun sequence genome encodes:
- the LOC132626288 gene encoding uncharacterized protein LOC132626288, with product MELTTTSQSLSYANLPILPALFPSRASTHCSSSSINFLGFNCIPRKLTCSARQLRHFGAIHASVAESNSTTGSVTWALEFIGDGDTKHIGSPTAKPRSLEIPSGAVTVGRVADKADVVIPVPTVSGVHARLQNMEEYLVVTDLDSTNGTFIGEKRLQPGVAAAALPGSIVTFGDTNLAIFRVAKLEKLETTASDSEPEEVEANTKEEEPSSS from the exons ATGGAATTAACTACAACTTCACAGTCTCTTTCCTATGCTAATCTCCCAATACTACCAGCTCTATTCCCTTCTAGAGCTAGTACTCATTGTTCTTCCAGTTCCATTAATTTTCTTGGATTTAATTGCATACCAAGAAAGCTAACATGTAGTGCTAGGCAATTGAGGCACTTTGGAGCTATCCATGCTTCTGTGGCTGAGAGTAATTCAACTACTGGTTCAGTAACATGGGCTCTTGAATTTATAG GTGATGGAGACACAAAGCACATCGGTTCTCCCACTGCAAAGCCACGCTCTCTTGAAATACCTTCC GGTGCAGTTACTGTCGGACGTGTTGCTGATAAGGCAGATGTGGTCATTCCGGTGCCTACAG TATCTGGTGTACATGCTCGGTTGCAAAACATGGAGGAGTATCTCGTAGTGACAGATTTAGACAGCACGAATGGCACATTCATTGGTGAGAAGAGGCTCCAACCTGGTGTGGCTGCTGCTGCATTACCTGGAAGTATCGTGACATTTG GGGATACCAATTTGGCAATATTTCGAGTCGCAAAGCTTGAGAAGTTGGAAACTACTGCATCTGATTCTGAACCAGAAGAAGTTGAAGCTAATACAAAAGAAGAAGAGCCAAGCAGCAGCTAA